ACATCCTTGGGAGTGAGCCCCACTAAATGGACCTGAGTAGGATCCTGAGTAGGCTTACTTAGGATAGCATTttgttttctacaagcaaaactGCCAAGAACCCGGCGCTACAGGGAAGGAGGGCTGCAAACTTCTGCAAACCTAGCTAATTTAGCAAGAATGTTCTTAGTGACTGCCatccaagaaaaataaatgttgCAGTCAAGAAAAGTTGTAGAGTGTCTCACATAGTTATAGTAGAATTTGCAGCATGTCTGAATATTAAGTTAAACTTTTTGACACTGAAACATTGAACACTTTAAGAATGCATTGTTGTTGCATCTATTATAccagattaagaagaagaagaagagttggttcttatatgccgcttttctctccccgaaggaggctcaaagcggcttacagtcgccttcccattcctctccccacaacagacaccctgtggggtgggtgaggctgagagagccctgatattcctgctcggtcagaacagctttatcagtgctgtggcgagcccaaggtcacccagctggctgcatgtgcgggagtgcagaatcaaacctggcatgccagattagaagtctgcactcctaaccactacaccaaactggtgtattgACAGTGGTTAGAGCCATAGTTCTACTGATGAAAAATGAATAGCTAAATAATAACTATAAAAAGACCTCAGAAAAAAAGTCACCACCCCAAAATGTCAGTTAAAAAATCTGGACCATTATATCTACATTTCCTAGGGAGCAATTCTACATAAAACTATGTCTGAGGTCCATATTTTGCTACACTTTGGGACAGTGAAGAGACACAAATCAGTAATTTGGTAATAAACAGGTATATATAGTGGAGTGTAGAAATCCAACATTCTTCTGCATACTGAGGTATTGTTTTCCAACCCTATCCCAAATGTTTGTGGCAGAAAGCAACCTGATCTATATAAAGTTATACTTAGTTAATTTAGCTTTTCCTCCCTCATGTCTTTGTTCATGTACTTGTTGCACTGTCTGATTCAATTTGAACGTTCTGTTGTCATCTGACAAACTTCTACCCTTAGAAGTACTTGATTTCAAGAAGGCAAGACTTACTTTAAAGACATGTCACTGCAATGTACTTAGAGCAGCTGGAATGTTCGGAGAAGGAATCACTATTTAGAATGGTTACTTTTAGGTTCGTAGATTGAAATGATGGGAAATATAACTCTAATGGGTTGTAAAACTGTGCCCAGGTTTAGAGAGCATTAAAAGCAGAtttgacaaattcatggaggatggtATTGACCAACAACAACTAGCTGCAACCCTTAATGGAACCACTATGTTCAGAAGCAATGGACCATTATTCCTATCTTTAGAAAAAGCACAGGGCATCAAAGAAATGgatgaataaacaaatacaattaaatatCATACCAGCTATTATGCATCAAATACAAAGTCTTCCACAACCACTGATATATACCTGTTGATATGGAATTATAAAAGCAAACACTGCCTAAGACAGAAACCAAAGTATAACCTTAGAAAAGGAGACCAGCATATAACCCCACATCTTGCTTTCCAAAAACATGAAACATTCACAAAGGTTTACTTACATAGCCCAAAGAATAATATACAGACTTTGCTAAGAATCATTTCACAAAGAAGATGGAGTGAGAGAGTGAAGCAACATCTTGACAAAGAATGCTCCTGCTGTTCCAAAAGGTAGAGAACTAAAAGTCCCTCTGGGTGAAGAACATTGCCAAGACTGGTTTGTTGCATGCGGAGGAAACTTGTAGCTTTCTGAAGATTCATATATGCTGGGTGACTGGAGATTAATGTTACTTCCAAGACAAGCCAGTCATAAGGTTACAGAACTTTGTCCTCCTTCCTTCGGGACCAAACAATTGTCAAAAATTAATGACTCCATTACTAAAGTGTTTCCTGAGCATTGACTTgtaggagggcaccttgggctcaaggaagacacacacacatttccattggcttaaacaagacCACAGCTTTAGTATTACTCTGCAGgagtgttggtgcagcatggaagagggagcctgacttacAGTTgactgaccacaagaacctggaccccaaCAGCGCCCTGGGGCCTACCCAGTTTTCCCCCTGGGAATACGGGCCCCCTTGCCACTGGGATTCCACCCAAGGGATGTGTCTAGTGACACCCTGGGGCCCATCTAGTCCCCCTGCTGGGAATGCAGGACCCCTTGCCATTTTATCCCCACTGTAGGGAAGTATCCACccggggtgccaagaggaagcacacatttcccttggtcccaccccagggtATGTGGCATTGTGAGCCACATGCTTTCCCTGATGGGTTGGCCCTGTGCATAGACCTGCCATCTCATAAGGAGGCCTCTAACCTGGGGGATCTGATGTGCAGACTGAATTCCCCCCAAACAGggtccatcccatgccaaaaccacaagctgtgacaaaatgcaactCAAATGCAATTTATTTTGCAATGGCCACTCAGACATAAACAATATTAGCCAACataaaagggtgggtgggagggaagctgttatGGCAGCAGGTTGGGTGCAAGAGGCTCACACATAGCACCTTTTAAGGCCAATGCCTCCTTGCCAACCTTGTGGGTGTATCATGTCATCATTGTGCCCACCCTGTACACCACCAGCACGCCTTCCTGCAGCCTGCTCCTCTGTGGTGTCAAAGGTGGCTGCAGGTAATTCTTCGCTGCTTTTAATTTATctcattttttaaatcacatttataGTATGAGACCAAAGCTATTACAATGAAGCATACAAAAATAGTGATAAACAAACACTATGCTTTGAGAAAACCCTGTCTGTCCGTGGTTGTTCATCTAAGTACCTTACCTTATATCTACGCAGTtgtgatggttgttcattagtctgaggaagagtgcatgcacccgaaagctcacatcttgaataaatctttgttggtcttaaaggtgctatttttgttgtgttacttcagaccgacacagctacccacttgaatctaagtaGCCCCTTGTTATGTTAATGAGGTGAGCTATGTGAATTggtagggtcatagaatcatagagttggaagagaactccagggtcatctagttcaagcctttgcagaacgcaggaaattcacaacttcctgcccacccacagtgactccaattccctgcccagatgatgcccccccccccaaaaaagcagaatctctggccactctggcctgaaGGCAATTCGCCTCCTGTTCCAAAGTGGTGTCTAGTATATCTAGTATAAAAGCACACACAGAAAACTGGACTGTGTACACACATGCAAACAGTTTAACATTGGTATAATTTCACAAAGAACCATGGAAGCTTTATTTCCCCCATAATAGCGTCAGAATGTTATGTGTCTGGGCAATTGAAGGAATCTCAGTGCAGTTCAGTTTCTTACGACAtattgcccctttcccttttgagAGCTTTACTTTGGTACAGTGTGGATTTTGAAAattgtttggttgtttttaacACCCATatggttggggggtgggtgggaatgtggTGATTTACTGTCTTCCCTGTAGCATGCCAGTCCTCACACAAATAGCAAAAGAGGGCCACTTTGCCTGGCAGGGTGCCATGATCCTGGCCATACAGAGGACACAGACAACATCTAGTTATAGCATAAAATTCTGGCCCCAGCTTTACTGCTATGCAAAGTGAATGCCGGCACCAACCAGGGGCAGATCCAACTCCTAAGCAGCCTGCCGACTGCAAAGAAGCTCACACACCAGCAGGTCACCCTGCAAAGACCAAGTGACATGCAGGTCAAGCTTCCCATAACCACCATGCCTGCTGGGCCCACAGGGAGGTAATTTTGGTAGGAGCCCTAAGGGCATCAGCCTCTATTAGAATTCCCACCATCAACCTGCAACGCAAGACAGCCACCTGGAGAGGTGCTGCAGCTCAGCATGCACCCAACCTCTTATGAAGGCCCCCAATACTAGCAGAGCACGATATGTAGCTGTGGATACCACattaagatctgcccccccccttcctgcataACTGCCACAGAGACATCCATTTGATGCCAGCCACTTTTCTTCATACCATTCAGGTTTTCTTCATACCATTCAGGTCCCCAATAGGTCTTCAAAGAGATGTCCTGTACCCTAAATCCATGGAAAGGAAAAGATCAAAATCCATGGGAAAGGAGAGATAGGTGGCGGCAGCAAATGCAGAAACGGTAGTATGGGACTCCTTGTCTCCATAATTTAAGTTCCCACTTGCCCTTTTAGAAGACACACTCATAAATTTATCAATGACATAACATCCTGAAGTTCATGTTGTGTTTTCCTTTTATTCAAAGAATGACAATGCAAACAAATTCTAATCTTATGGACTGAATTAAATATATTGCTTTCTTGAGCGCAATAGAGATACACAGGACACATGAATGGAATTTTGCTTTCAGTATGAAAGTTAACATGAAAATGCTTCACAGGTGGCTTGGTTGGAAGTGCATTCGACCAGTGCTGAGCACAATTCTGAGGATGGCAAATGGAAAATAGGAAGATTATCTTATCCATTGTCTAATAAAGAATTTGTGTCAACTTGGATGTAAACTTGCTCGTGTTTAGAATATCCTATTAACTTCTTTTTATGGCTTTAATACTAAATTGCTATATTTTCTAAAATTTTAGACTAAATCTTTGATGCTGAATTTTATGACTTGCTGATCTTTGActttataatattttttaaatatcatagaatcatagaatcatagaatcatagagttggaaggggcatacaggccatctagtccaaccccctgctcaacacaggatcagcccaaagcatcctaaagttaaTATCCTATTAACTTCAATTGGATTTAGCCACCAAACTCTGTGGACTGAATCTAATTTTCACTGAACTAGCCCAAAACATGATTCAGAACTAACTAGACAGTTAAAAGCATGGGTTTCAATGGGAAAAGATTCTCTTTCTGAATTGTCTGATGACAGCCTGTTTCACCTCCACATTCCTGAGGCTGTAGATGATGGGATTCAACATGGGGATGACAACTGTGTAAAAGACAGACACGACTTTCCCCTGATTGGGAGAGGAAATGGCTCCAGGCTGGGCATACATAAAGAATACTGTGCCAAAGAACAAGCTGACAGCCATCAGATGGGACGTACACGTTGAGAATGCTTTGTGTCTTCCACTGCCGGAAGGTATGCGTAAGATGGTAGCAACAATGTAGCCATATGATACAAGGACAATGATGCCTGTGGTCACAATGATTAACCCACATACCACTAGCAGGACAATTTCATTCACAAAAGTATCCGAACAGGAGGCCTTCATGACAGCCGGGACATCACAAAAGAAGTGATTTATTGCCTTCGGTGCACAAAATGACAAGGTGAACGTAAAGCCAGTCTGGGTGCAGCAATTGACACAACCAAAAAAGTATGATACAGCCACCAGGAGACAACGGGTCTCCTTGGACATAATGGCCTGGTAAAGCAATGGGTTGCAGACAGCAATGAACCTATCATAGGCCATCACAGCCAGAAAGAAAGCCTCAGTGGTCccaaaaagagagaagaagaacatCTGGGTTGCACATCCATTGTAGGAAATGGTCTTGTCCCCTGTTGCAAAGCTCAGCATAGCCTTGGGAGTGATGACTGAGGAGTAGCAAATGTCCAAGAAAGCTAAGTTCCACAGGAAAAAATACATAGGGGTATGAAGCCTCGTGTCTGCATTAACGATAAGAATCATGCCAATGTTACCTATCACTGTGACAATGTACATTATCAAGAAGAGAGCAAACAGAATTGATTGTGTTTCTGGCTTTCCCATAAATCCTACCAAGATGAATTCGGTGACCTCAGTGTTGTTTTCCATAGCTGTGAACAAAGGGGGGAAGTCATGCTTTTAAGATTCTCTTGGAAGCAAACATATTTCACAAGTTATTTCATGAGTACTTAAGTAGGCCAGCCGGAAAACATCATGTGCCAAAGGCAAAGGAGATAACCCTGATAAGCAATCCGAGGTTGTCCTGGATGCCAAGTACGGTTGCTAGTAAAATTCTATTGTCAGAGACATGATGTAACTGAAAAAGTGAAAAAGGCAATATTAAAAAAACATGACTTGAAAGTACCATCATGCTAATATTATACAAAGTCTGAGATATAAAAGACACTTTAGATTAGTGGTACTTTATGGCTCACAGAACCATATTTGAATTTACCATCAACCAAAACAGCCACCTGTACATCCagaactgaaatggactccggggaatggtagaggacaggaaggcctggaggatcattgtccatggggtcgcgatgggtcggacacgacttcgcacataacaacaacacatccaGAACTGAACTACAAGGAGGCTTGCGACTTACCTCTTCTTCTGGCCACAGTTGTTTCAAGATGGGAACTAGTTGTCATGACAACCACAAGCCCCACGGGCTCATGGGCCAAGTGCTACATTGGGGCACAGTTCTGACCTGAACCACTATAATTTTAGATCATCACCCTTTGTATAATTCCTCCATACAGTTGTAATAGACAgtataaaaggtaaaagtaaaggtatcccctgtgcaagcaccgagtcatgtctgaccctccagcattttcttggcagacttaatacggggtggtttgccagtgccttccccagtcgttaccgtttaccccccagcaagctgggtactcattttaccgacctcagaaggatggaaggctgagtcaaccttgagccggctgctgggattgaactcccagcctcatgggcagagctttcagactgcatgtctgctgccttatcactctgcgccgcaagaggctcatgTAATAGACAGTATAAGAACATCAAAAACATTATTTGCCATTCAGTGTGCCTGGAGCATATAAACATctttagatatatttttaaaagctgtcttAAAAATAAACCAACTAGGTTTTTATACAGTTCTATATTTGCCATTGTTTAAAAGAGGAACCCTAAATTATACTCAGAATCCCAATTTGGTCTACTGCAGTGGACTTTATTCTCCAGAAACTATTGTTAGGGTTGCAACCTATGTAAACGTATTAAATTCTAAATACACCAGCATGCAAGTTATACTCCAGAAATAGGAGAGGCTCTAtatgagagctagcatggtgtagtggttaagagtggtagcctctaatctggagaaccacatgcTGCCAGATGGATGATCTTGGACTagacacagttttctcagaggtatctcagccccacctacctcacagggtgtttgttgtggggagaagaagggaagaccattgtaaatcacttgagactccttcagggagtgaaaagcaaggggagggggaaccaattctttttcttctatcttTTAATGAAACCATcacttacacacatacacacaaagagatAGCGGGCATAAAATGACCAAATTTGAAACAAGAATCCAATATTAAATCCATCCTACATTAACCAAACTCATTCGGAATGCTTTCTCATGTTTTACAAACAAAACCCATAAAAGCTATTGTCCCCCGAGAGACCGTTAGTAGCAGGAATATTATCATTCGGGAACATTTTCCCTATTTGAATTAATATCTGCTTCAGTCCAGTCATGTCCTAATATACATGCAGTAGAAGCAGAATATAGAAGATTGTTAGTTTTAtggagagaaaagaagggaaagtcCTCTTGGAGAATCACAGGATCTACATGAACAGAAGGGACAGGGACCACTGTGAGAAAGAAAACTGATGAGCTTAACAGTACAATTGGTGGGATCCTACCATTCCACAGCTGTAGAATCTTCTTTTGATAAGCAGATTCTTCCTCTGGAAGAAGGATCCTTGTGCTGGAGCAAGACTTTAAACTTCTTGAGAAGAAGGTAGGATACCTCCCTGTGACTTTGTAATGGGGATGCCGTAATAATTTGATCTCAGACCAATCCTGTGGACTACAGGGTGGTCACCTACTAGCATTTTTATTGCAATAACTTATCACAATtacttttaactgaagatgtgaCAATGATCCCAGGTGACATGTATGTACAAAGACTCCACAATTGTAGATCTCAGTCACTATGGTCTTGTTCCAGTGGGGAAAACCACAGAGGCAAAGACATTATTTCAGATTTCCCCAGCAGTCTGCATTTTCTTCTCTGTTGTGATTCTCCCCCCCCTATAATTGGTCCCAGTTTTGCAGGAGGGAAATCCTTATGACAAATTGGTGTCTCTTATTTGGACTGCCTTGTTTGATTTAATCCTTTCATAAAAGTAGCCAAGCTTGCTATGGAGATGAGATTCACGTGATTTACTGGCTCTTATAGCAATGCAACCCCTTAGACCTTTCATGCAGCAGGTCTTGTGACTTCACTTATGTTAACTGTATACTAAGTTTTGTTCTCCCAGCCAAATTAAATTGGAGATCTAGACACCAACAGTCCCTTCTGCAGTAAAATGTTGTTCCAGGATCCTCACCTCTTCCATATCAATGTACAGTCCACTATCTGGTTGGGAGGACTTTGATCAACAAAAGTaaaatctagaagaagagttaaaACTGTAGGATTGTGCGGTCCCCATCTCCCACCGTAAAGTTAATCTGCACTTACCGTGGATACAAATGGGTTGTGGCAATTTTTTTCTTGGTTTATGCATTTGTAAAAGCTACCCATTACCAAAGGAGAACATACAGTCTCCAGAGAAACATGATGCAATAGTTTCTGAAGAGTACGATTTCCTGCTAGTTTATTTTTCTCTCCTTCAAGATTAAAAATGAAACAGACCTTTCTGTCATCATAATCTACTATACCCCTCTTATGCAACCAAACTTTATAATTTGTGTTAAATTTGGAACgttcttttgcccagccaagGAATCAGTAGAAGTAGGTGGGATGGTACTGGTGGTACAGGATTAGACCCACCACCTTTTTCACTGATAACTGAAAACTAGGAGAGTATTCTTTGGccaccaaaaaaaagaaaaaagaaaaagaaaagaagttaTGATGGGGTTTGAGTGACCTGCACAGACAAAaaccatatattttaaaaattgttaagcatttgttgcatgatatgaccatttatgggtATGTTGACCTacttcctgcccctcccaaaatggccagtgataggccgggatgggatgggatggaaaggggagaggccctggatgagcatgtacacaactatgcttcaccaccatattctgcacaatcacaccacttctgggatttcttgaagccccaaaaaatgtttcaggggtttatcaatggtaaatatgctgagaaaggctgccctgagGCCAGATTATATcttacatttttttccagagtCATCCATAAAATTAGGCAGCTTTTGAAGTACTTATCACATTGtatattatctttaaccgctcctagcggagcggaagaaataaaacagtaagggccccgagggcgggccctgtccgggatgaggaagggtgccaataggccccttcccctggactgacaagcggagggcccaatcggaaggcgcgaagcgcctcccgattgggccctccgcttgtcagtccagccccaaactgtcaatcagcagccgcgcacaacgcggctgctgattggctgtttgcctggactacagccaatagggaggcgcgaagcgcctcccaacccgccccatccccgacgagggctacccttccctgcacggcggccattactctgctggccgccgaaagggaaggtaggcctgcggctccctgtgccttcccccaactgggggagtacaaaggattctgcgggcccggggacggcgcagggcggcttgctgagccgccctgcgccgttcccgggcgctcagaaacctttgccgctgggggggtgggaggggagaatggcttctgcgcgcccggggagggcgcaaggcggccgagccgccctgcgcccctcccgggcgctcagaagcctttgcagttggggggggtgggaggggagaatggcttctgcgcgcccggggaggacgcagggcggccgagccgccctgcgcccttcccgggtgcgcagaagcctttgcagttggggggctgggaggggagaatggcttcttcgcgcccggggaggacgcagggcggccgagccgccctgcgtcCTTCCCGGGCACGCAGAAGcttttgcagttggggggctgggaggggagaatggcttctgcgcgcccggggaggacgcagggcggccgagccgccctgcgcccttcccggccgcgcagaagcctttgcagttggggggctgggaggggagaatggcttctgcgcgcccggggaggacgcagggcggccgagccgccctgcgcccttcccgggcgcgcagaagcctttgcagttggggggctgggaggggagaatggcttctgcgcgcccggggaggacgcagggcggccgagccgccctgcgcccttcccgggcgcgcagaagcctttgcagttggggggctgggaggggagaatggcttctgcgcgcccggggaggacgcagggcggccgagccgccctgcgcccttcccgggcgcgcagaagcctttgcagttggggggctgggaggggagaatggcttctgcgcgcccggggaggacgcagggcggccgagccgccctgcgcccttcccgggcgcgcagaagcctttgcagttggggggctgggaggggagaatggcttctgcgcgcccggggaggacgcagggcggccgagccgccctgcgcccttcccgggcacGCAGAAGcttttgcagttggggggctgggaggggagaatggcttctgcgcgcccggggcgggcgcagggcggccgagccgccctgcgcccttcccgggcgctcagaagcctttgcagttggggggctgggaggggagaatggcttctgcgcgcccggggcgggcgcagggcggccgagccgccctgcgcccttcccgggcgctcagaagcctttgcagttggggggctgggaggggagaatggcttctgcgcgcccggggcgggcgcagggcggccgagccgccctgcgcccttcccggccgctcagaagcctttgcagttggggggctgggaggggagaatggcttctgcgcgcccggggcgggcgcagggcggccgagccgccctgcgcccttcccgggcgctcagaagcctttgcagttggggggctgggaggggagaatggcttctgcgcgcccggggagggcgcagggcggccgagccgccctgcgcccttcccgggcgcgcagaagcctttgcagttggggggctgggaggggagaatggcttctgcgcgcccggggaggacgcgggggcggccgagccgccctgcgcccttcccgggcgctcagaagcctttgcagttggggggctgggaggggagaatggcttctgcgcgcccggggagggcgcagggcggccgagcagCCCTGCGCTGTTCCCGGGCGCGCAGGAGCCTTTGCCATCTTTTCccacccttgccagccaccaagcgctgtccccagggacagtagctagcgcccattttattctaatataaaatgggcttaaaatctagttaacTAGAATTCTGAAAAAAAGTTCTACAGAGTGAGTTAGATCCCCCTGGCGATTTTTCATGGGCAGAAGATTTTGCACTGATGGAATACAGTTTTCTCACCTTCTGTTCCTTGCTGCAGCCTGAAATGTCCTCTTTCAATGCTGTCACTGGCATTTCTTATCCCTCAGGAACAAGATTTGTAGGTGTTGGTTGGATTTATTGAATATGTTTCCCACTTTCACTTTACCTCCCTTTGTACTTGGTTGCTCCCCTTGCCAGTGTAATAGTTATTGAGAGggctagactaggatctgggacatccatggttcaaatcccccactcatgccatggcaATTCACTGGGTCACGCTGGACCAGTCATAGTCTCTCTGATTAACTTATCTCAAagtgttgtgaggatgaaatggacaATAGGAGAATGGCATATGCCACCTTGGGTTGCTATTGGgatatgaatgaatcaatcaatcaaatatgaTGACTAAAAGCATTGAGGGGACACTGAGGCTGGGAAAAgcctaaacaaacaaaacaggcttGATTTCACAGCACCTCTAGGCCAAGCTGGTTTTTAGCCTCCAAATCCTAAGGTACACGTTAGTCATTTTCATGTGAGATGAAACCAGAAAAGAAGCTGCCCCTTCTAtatgactcagatgcagaaacctttattggcatacatccCTTCTAgatgtgtgtatgagagagacagagagaccagtttggtgtagtggttaggagtgcggacttctaatcttgcatgccaggtttgattctgcactcccccacatgcaaccagctgggtgaccttgggctcgccagggcactgagaaaactgttctgactgagtagtgatatcagggctctctcagcctcacccaccccacaggttgtctgttgtggggagaggaatgggaaggcgactgtaagccgctttgagcctcctttgggtagggaaaagtggcatataagaaccaactcttcttcttcttcttctaccaattctgcatgaggaatttgtccccaggacagcctctcatcgctcttgggttttagtgctgctttcacatgacatcagcagcaaacCGGAGTTCTCAAGTGGCTGGCGTGAGTTTTAGTAAGATTTCCTCCGTGATGAGGGAAATAGCTAAAAAAtgatttccctcttcttgctGTGCAACGATCCGGGGAGAAAACAGGGGCAAACCTGTGTGTAGCGAGAAATGCACAACAGGCTTtacagcattttgcctgcccttgcacctgcccatCCCTCTCAATTTCCTCatcgtgattttaaaaaataatggcgCAGTCCACGTTGCTGCAAGACAGCAAAGCTAAATTCCcgatgcaaaaataaaatgttcccctCACTGTGCATGGTCGTTTTGGGATCAAGCATcattcccatttgctttttttgggggtggggtatgaacaggaaaaggggggggcatgcaatgaagcagccctctcccaatcagctaggcatccatgctatttgtttttaaaccttactgtgaacacacaatcactcattggggtccagttaccatggccagcctatcacaaatctaccccaaacataaatagagaccattgCATGAAGAATCCCACAAAGAggaggaatgtttcattgttgtggaatttctccatagcaatgcggaagtgcacgttaaaaaaattaattcagggcttgggggtggggaaggaagtttgagtccccaatacAACCACTGttcagggattggtggcttgtggtgac
The Paroedura picta isolate Pp20150507F chromosome 16, Ppicta_v3.0, whole genome shotgun sequence genome window above contains:
- the LOC143826244 gene encoding olfactory receptor OR9H1-like produces the protein MENNTEVTEFILVGFMGKPETQSILFALFLIMYIVTVIGNIGMILIVNADTRLHTPMYFFLWNLAFLDICYSSVITPKAMLSFATGDKTISYNGCATQMFFFSLFGTTEAFFLAVMAYDRFIAVCNPLLYQAIMSKETRCLLVAVSYFFGCVNCCTQTGFTFTLSFCAPKAINHFFCDVPAVMKASCSDTFVNEIVLLVVCGLIIVTTGIIVLVSYGYIVATILRIPSGSGRHKAFSTCTSHLMAVSLFFGTVFFMYAQPGAISSPNQGKVVSVFYTVVIPMLNPIIYSLRNVEVKQAVIRQFRKRIFSH